A window of Bacillus spongiae contains these coding sequences:
- a CDS encoding ABC transporter ATP-binding protein yields MKNKFQCENIYKTFKGDGIETNALENVSLELEEGEFVAIVGASGSGKSTLLSLLGSLDNPTSGDILYEGESLAKLNHKRLADFRFEHIGFIFQQFHLLPTLTSLENVLSPLLTRKVSFNKMERAVQLLEKVGLEDKLHSLPSQLSGGQQQRVAIARSLINNPSWLLADEPTGNLDSETSELIFQLLHQLNRETGCGVLFVTHDPTLAAKAGRIIEMKDGRMKSDTSGVIV; encoded by the coding sequence TTGAAAAATAAATTTCAATGTGAAAATATCTATAAAACTTTTAAGGGAGATGGAATAGAGACGAACGCACTAGAAAATGTTTCTCTCGAATTAGAAGAAGGAGAATTTGTTGCCATTGTAGGTGCGTCTGGTTCAGGGAAATCGACCTTATTAAGTCTATTAGGTTCATTAGATAATCCTACTTCAGGAGATATTTTATACGAGGGAGAAAGTTTAGCTAAATTAAATCACAAACGATTAGCAGATTTTCGTTTCGAACATATCGGTTTTATATTTCAACAATTTCATTTGCTCCCAACGTTGACTTCATTAGAAAATGTACTATCTCCCTTATTAACTCGTAAGGTGTCATTTAATAAAATGGAGCGAGCCGTTCAATTGCTTGAAAAGGTAGGTTTAGAGGATAAGTTGCATTCCCTTCCTTCCCAACTCTCTGGTGGTCAACAGCAAAGGGTTGCAATTGCTAGGTCATTAATCAATAATCCAAGTTGGCTGTTAGCGGATGAACCGACGGGAAATCTTGACTCTGAGACGAGCGAATTAATTTTTCAATTGCTTCACCAATTAAACCGTGAAACCGGATGTGGCGTCTTGTTTGTCACACATGATCCGACGCTTGCTGCAAAAGCAGGAAGAATCATAGAAATGAAGGATGGAAGAATGAAGTCGGATACTTCTGGAGTAATTGTATGA
- a CDS encoding F510_1955 family glycosylhydrolase: protein MKKIRGIILFLLAMNILSLSVLADGNGDEHKSEIGISTYLGVGAILSLVLLVIGLILWNMTRKKLATSTNMKKNDRDLLRKKMSIQLMTSVIAGAVMLAATIGWATTRLESDESLELKHIHGLGYSADGDNLYIAAHDGVNLYAEDTWSNLHTKEEQHDFMGFSMVDEGFYSSGHPAPGSSLGNPFGVIKSDDMGESLKTLDLSGEMDFHEMAVGYNSHAIYVLNPEPNSRMDEAGVYYSIDEASTWEKSEMNGLEGAIRDIAVHPTEEEKVVVVTEVGAFYSEDFGNQFEPLVNATVTSTAFDQAGKLFMGIYEESNQLVEFDISTKEQKEISIPSLKEEDAIAYITVNPQKADELTFATFKKDVFQTKDMGGNWQQLADLGITKDKKEE, encoded by the coding sequence ATGAAAAAAATCAGAGGAATTATTCTATTTTTATTGGCAATGAACATCTTGTCTTTATCGGTATTAGCTGATGGAAATGGGGACGAACATAAATCAGAAATCGGAATAAGCACTTATTTAGGGGTTGGGGCCATCCTATCACTCGTTCTGTTAGTAATTGGTCTTATTTTATGGAATATGACTAGAAAAAAGTTGGCAACTTCAACAAATATGAAGAAGAATGACCGAGATTTATTACGTAAAAAAATGAGCATTCAACTAATGACCAGTGTGATTGCAGGGGCAGTAATGCTTGCTGCAACGATTGGATGGGCGACGACAAGGTTAGAAAGCGATGAATCCCTTGAATTGAAGCATATCCATGGATTAGGCTATTCAGCTGATGGAGATAATCTTTATATTGCTGCACATGATGGGGTAAATCTGTATGCTGAAGATACATGGAGCAACCTTCATACAAAAGAAGAGCAGCATGATTTTATGGGTTTTTCAATGGTAGATGAAGGTTTCTATAGTAGTGGGCATCCTGCTCCTGGCTCCTCTTTGGGAAATCCATTCGGTGTCATAAAAAGTGATGATATGGGAGAGTCGTTAAAAACACTAGACTTAAGTGGTGAAATGGATTTTCATGAAATGGCAGTTGGATACAATTCTCATGCTATCTATGTATTGAATCCTGAGCCAAACTCGAGAATGGATGAGGCTGGTGTATATTATAGTATAGATGAAGCAAGTACATGGGAAAAAAGTGAAATGAATGGACTTGAGGGCGCTATTCGTGATATCGCAGTTCATCCAACGGAGGAAGAAAAAGTAGTGGTCGTAACGGAAGTAGGTGCTTTTTATTCCGAAGACTTCGGAAATCAATTTGAACCACTCGTAAACGCTACTGTTACATCCACTGCGTTTGACCAAGCAGGAAAACTATTTATGGGAATATATGAAGAGAGCAATCAGTTAGTGGAGTTTGATATTAGTACTAAAGAACAAAAAGAAATTTCGATTCCTTCACTTAAAGAAGAGGATGCGATTGCCTATATTACAGTAAACCCTCAAAAGGCAGATGAACTGACTTTTGCAACGTTCAAAAAAGATGTTTTCCAAACGAAGGATATGGGCGGAAATTGGCAACAGCTAGCTGATTTAGGCATCACGAAGGACAAGAAAGAGGAATAA
- a CDS encoding HAMP domain-containing sensor histidine kinase — translation MKINSVVPKLGLTILLVIMIILFPLGFVSNKVFVYFYYNQIKEELDSLSTKYAQTTTMLDQQVIGMLETLGELTNKDIVVVDDEGKVMSNSGNSIYQVGSTINQVKYKLLTEGFPVEEELVRHSDDERFLSIGKPIIHEQQFIGAIFVIESLSQMDSSIKQIQEALILAGVGAVLLSVGIIIIVSKRLSKPLLQMEKAARSIAKGDFDTKLMIQSNDEIGSLSKAINELAIEVKSFRDNRREFFANISHELKTPITYLEGYAKILREDLVSSKEEQEQYLRIIEDESKRLSRLVSDLFELSKLEEGKLQVEFHEVDLEEVLENVFQKVKFKAIDKGISIRLQKSEKNSFMLGDGYRLEQVFINLMENAIQYTEKGLIEVVLAPTKEVITVHVMDSGVGIPQEDIPYVFDRFYRVDKSRSRGSGGTGLGLAIVKNLVELHHGNITVNSDVNKGTTFTVSFPIA, via the coding sequence ATGAAGATAAATAGTGTCGTGCCAAAGCTAGGATTGACGATTCTTCTCGTTATCATGATTATCTTATTCCCTTTAGGGTTTGTTTCAAATAAAGTGTTTGTTTATTTCTATTATAATCAAATAAAAGAAGAATTGGATTCCTTGTCTACGAAATATGCACAAACGACAACGATGCTTGATCAACAAGTGATTGGAATGCTTGAAACATTAGGAGAATTAACGAATAAAGATATCGTCGTCGTCGATGATGAAGGAAAAGTGATGTCGAATTCAGGGAATAGTATTTATCAAGTTGGAAGTACGATTAACCAAGTAAAGTACAAGCTGTTAACAGAAGGCTTCCCTGTTGAAGAAGAGCTGGTTCGACATTCTGATGATGAGAGGTTTCTTAGTATAGGGAAACCAATTATTCATGAGCAGCAATTTATCGGGGCAATCTTTGTTATCGAATCCCTTAGTCAAATGGATTCCTCCATCAAGCAAATACAAGAGGCTCTTATTCTAGCAGGTGTCGGAGCCGTCCTTTTATCTGTCGGCATCATTATCATCGTATCCAAAAGACTATCGAAACCCTTACTACAAATGGAAAAGGCAGCTAGAAGTATTGCTAAAGGAGATTTTGACACGAAATTAATGATTCAATCAAATGATGAAATAGGCTCTTTATCTAAGGCAATTAATGAGCTTGCGATTGAAGTGAAATCATTTCGGGATAACCGAAGAGAATTTTTCGCTAATATTTCTCATGAACTTAAAACACCAATTACTTACTTAGAGGGTTATGCAAAAATTTTAAGAGAAGACCTCGTTTCCTCTAAAGAAGAACAAGAGCAATATTTAAGAATTATAGAAGACGAATCGAAAAGGCTTTCTAGGCTTGTCAGTGACCTATTCGAATTGTCAAAATTAGAAGAAGGGAAGCTCCAAGTAGAATTTCATGAGGTGGACCTTGAAGAAGTGCTTGAGAATGTGTTTCAAAAAGTGAAGTTCAAAGCGATTGATAAAGGAATAAGCATTAGATTACAAAAGTCAGAAAAAAACAGTTTTATGTTAGGTGACGGATACCGCTTAGAACAAGTCTTTATCAATCTAATGGAGAATGCCATTCAGTATACTGAAAAGGGTTTAATTGAAGTAGTGTTAGCTCCAACAAAAGAAGTCATAACGGTTCATGTAATGGATTCGGGAGTGGGAATACCACAAGAGGATATTCCCTATGTATTTGACCGATTTTACCGAGTCGATAAGTCACGGTCGCGAGGTTCAGGAGGAACTGGTCTTGGGTTAGCGATCGTGAAAAACCTTGTTGAATTACACCACGGAAACATTACAGTGAATAGTGACGTTAATAAAGGAACCACTTTTACAGTGTCTTTTCCTATCGCATAA
- a CDS encoding response regulator transcription factor, with protein MSKKTILLVDDEWKMRNLLKIHLAKQYVVIEASNGVEALAKFTANIHLVILDIMMAEMDGWEVCERIRKESNVPIIMITARGDIADKSQGFGIGADDYLVKPFDVEELLLRVNALIRRSTTGRLKNEVAIGNQLIYQDLTVNMESRSVKANGSNMTLTPKEYDLLLYLLSNPNKVFTRDQLLDQIWGIHEVLDYRTVDTHIKNIRDKCKKMKLSFNPIKTVWGVGYQFEWVKDSI; from the coding sequence ATGAGTAAGAAAACAATTTTACTAGTGGATGATGAATGGAAAATGAGGAATTTACTTAAAATTCATCTTGCTAAGCAGTATGTCGTTATCGAAGCATCGAATGGAGTAGAGGCGTTAGCCAAATTTACTGCTAACATTCATTTAGTCATTTTGGATATTATGATGGCAGAGATGGATGGATGGGAAGTATGCGAAAGAATTAGAAAAGAAAGTAATGTTCCCATCATAATGATTACGGCACGGGGAGATATTGCTGATAAATCGCAAGGGTTTGGCATAGGAGCAGATGATTATTTAGTCAAGCCATTTGATGTTGAAGAGCTCCTTTTACGAGTAAATGCCCTGATACGAAGGTCAACAACTGGTCGTTTAAAAAATGAAGTTGCTATAGGGAATCAACTTATTTATCAAGACCTTACAGTTAACATGGAATCAAGGAGTGTCAAGGCGAACGGATCGAATATGACACTTACTCCTAAAGAATATGATTTATTACTCTATTTACTCTCTAACCCAAATAAAGTGTTCACACGAGATCAGCTTCTTGATCAAATATGGGGGATTCATGAAGTGTTAGATTATCGAACGGTCGATACTCATATAAAAAACATTCGAGACAAATGTAAGAAAATGAAACTATCGTTTAATCCCATCAAAACGGTTTGGGGTGTAGGGTATCAATTTGAATGGGTGAAAGATTCAATATGA
- a CDS encoding sulfite exporter TauE/SafE family protein produces the protein MYSVFSQISTWLMDPFINLLYGLESLPLVYAFVLGIVGALAPCQFTGNISAIMLYGNQSIQRKMSWRNALSFIFGKMLAFSLLGFLVWLFGKEIQQELTLYFPWLRKMMGPVLVVVGLFMIGFIRFSGTLKLFSLPKNLKGESAIGSFLLGMSFSLAFCPTMFVLFFVTLMPVVFSSPMGFIMPTLFAIGTALPLIIILGIIWYLGFSGTLMKKGRKLGKFVQNTAGVFMIVLGILDTITYWSI, from the coding sequence ATGTATAGTGTGTTTAGTCAAATTAGTACTTGGTTAATGGATCCCTTTATTAATCTATTATATGGATTGGAGTCACTTCCGCTCGTTTATGCGTTTGTTTTAGGTATTGTAGGGGCGCTAGCTCCTTGTCAGTTTACCGGGAACATTAGTGCCATTATGCTTTACGGGAATCAATCCATTCAACGAAAGATGAGTTGGAGAAATGCGTTAAGCTTTATTTTCGGAAAAATGCTAGCCTTTTCTTTATTAGGTTTCTTAGTGTGGTTGTTTGGAAAAGAGATTCAACAAGAATTAACGCTTTATTTTCCTTGGCTAAGAAAAATGATGGGGCCAGTCTTAGTTGTCGTTGGATTGTTTATGATAGGCTTCATTCGCTTTTCAGGAACGTTAAAACTTTTTTCATTACCAAAGAATCTAAAAGGAGAAAGTGCGATTGGCTCCTTTTTATTAGGAATGAGTTTTTCACTCGCTTTTTGTCCGACAATGTTTGTTTTATTCTTTGTTACGTTAATGCCAGTAGTGTTTTCGAGCCCAATGGGGTTCATCATGCCAACCCTTTTTGCCATTGGAACCGCTCTCCCTTTGATCATCATTTTAGGAATTATTTGGTACTTAGGGTTTAGTGGGACGCTAATGAAAAAGGGGAGGAAGTTAGGAAAGTTTGTTCAAAACACGGCTGGTGTTTTTATGATAGTCTTGGGGATACTAGATACTATCACTTATTGGTCAATTTGA
- a CDS encoding amino acid ABC transporter ATP-binding protein: MNIIEVKDVRKSFGELDVLKYVNLTVEEGEVVSIIGPSGSGKSTLLRCLNKLENVSSGTVIVNGYNLMNNKHNLNKIREEIGMVFQHFNLFPHLTVLKNITLAQEKVKYVGTKQSQEIAIGLLEKVGLEEKATAYPNELSGGQKQRVAIARALAMNPKILLFDEPTSSLDPETVGEVLDVMKMLAEDGMTMIVVTHEMRFAKEISDRVLFMDNGHIVEYGDPISLFDHPKNERTKQFLQTVF; encoded by the coding sequence ATGAATATTATTGAAGTAAAAGATGTTAGGAAATCTTTCGGTGAGTTAGATGTATTAAAATATGTGAATTTGACGGTTGAAGAAGGGGAAGTAGTTAGTATCATTGGTCCTTCAGGGTCTGGTAAGAGCACCCTGTTACGGTGTTTAAATAAACTAGAAAATGTCTCAAGTGGAACAGTGATAGTCAACGGTTATAATTTAATGAATAACAAACATAACCTGAACAAGATCCGTGAAGAGATAGGTATGGTTTTTCAGCATTTCAATCTCTTTCCACACTTAACAGTTCTTAAAAATATTACGTTAGCTCAAGAGAAGGTGAAGTATGTGGGTACAAAACAGTCGCAGGAAATAGCGATAGGCTTATTGGAAAAGGTTGGTTTGGAAGAAAAGGCGACTGCGTATCCTAATGAACTATCTGGTGGACAAAAACAAAGGGTTGCCATTGCACGAGCATTGGCAATGAACCCAAAAATTCTTTTATTCGACGAACCGACCTCTTCTTTAGACCCTGAGACGGTTGGAGAGGTATTAGATGTTATGAAAATGTTGGCGGAAGATGGAATGACGATGATTGTCGTTACACATGAAATGAGGTTTGCAAAAGAAATAAGTGATCGAGTGTTGTTCATGGATAATGGACATATAGTGGAGTATGGTGATCCAATCTCTCTATTTGATCACCCAAAAAATGAACGGACGAAACAATTTCTACAAACAGTCTTTTAA
- a CDS encoding amino acid ABC transporter permease has product MKDLFISNWPFFYEGLKVTVYVTMVTLLAGFILGLVLAWLRSHKFKPFKWLALTIINVIRGTPVLIQLFFLYFGLNSFSWITMAPLTAGMIGITVNAGVYFSEIIRSGIESIDKGQTEAARTLGLSKFKTMRYIVLPQAFRRMIPAFMNQVTITLKDTSLLYTIGVAELTQQGFIIIGRTYASFEIWSIVLLSYFVMVYGLTKVSHLLERKLQLQ; this is encoded by the coding sequence ATGAAGGATCTATTCATAAGTAACTGGCCATTTTTTTACGAGGGACTGAAAGTTACGGTATACGTCACAATGGTGACATTATTAGCAGGTTTTATTCTTGGACTCGTACTTGCTTGGCTTCGTTCACATAAATTTAAACCATTTAAGTGGTTAGCACTTACAATCATTAATGTAATAAGGGGAACGCCAGTACTCATTCAGCTTTTCTTTCTATATTTTGGATTAAACTCTTTTAGTTGGATTACAATGGCGCCATTAACTGCTGGGATGATAGGAATTACTGTAAATGCGGGGGTGTACTTTTCAGAAATAATTCGTTCTGGGATTGAATCGATTGATAAAGGGCAAACCGAGGCAGCTCGAACACTGGGTTTATCAAAGTTTAAAACTATGAGGTATATCGTTTTACCACAGGCTTTTAGAAGAATGATCCCTGCCTTTATGAACCAAGTGACAATTACACTGAAAGATACGTCTCTACTCTATACAATAGGAGTGGCCGAATTAACACAACAAGGATTCATTATTATCGGAAGAACATATGCAAGTTTTGAAATATGGAGCATTGTCCTTTTATCGTATTTTGTGATGGTGTATGGGTTAACTAAAGTCTCACATTTATTAGAAAGGAAGCTACAGTTACAATGA
- a CDS encoding HAMP domain-containing sensor histidine kinase — protein sequence MKHLHNLRRSIVFKIFSITTAMLIIASFVIFFALYYLLPDFYKDMKMTQLRSNLQELVDKSEGGSLDDFVSLIGSFERENLVIVNVYTPDKKYKLQQNSVYEIKLVDDIEINNVRQDVSLEEGDFLVEVTQTLQSVEEAQTAILRFFPYMVVIIFLIALIGSFFYARMLSRPLLELNEVSKKMINLDFSVKSNYLSKDELGELGRNLNTMSNNLQAVMTDLHKANEKLKEDIEHERKLEAERKDLFAAISHELKSPITVVKGQLEGMLYNIGVYKDRDTYLKRSFKSVEELEGLVREILYLSKIDRVGFNPVFQEINMSNMLTNIIQSFHYFASEKQLKVTVKMEEEYLVYTDRMLLDKSLRNIIHNAMMYSPEGAEVILSCTQDQSTIQIDVFNSDVVIEDDQLKDLFEPFKRVEKSRNKHTGGSGLGLHLVKRIFTVLHIDYHLKNENNGVLFTIKIPKGQRESI from the coding sequence ATGAAGCATCTTCATAATCTACGTAGGAGTATCGTATTTAAAATTTTTAGTATTACAACTGCGATGCTAATAATCGCCTCGTTTGTCATCTTTTTTGCCTTATATTATCTACTGCCTGATTTCTACAAGGATATGAAGATGACACAATTACGCTCTAATTTACAAGAACTAGTAGATAAAAGTGAGGGTGGTTCTCTAGATGATTTTGTCTCTTTAATAGGAAGCTTTGAGCGAGAGAATCTTGTCATTGTCAACGTGTATACTCCTGATAAAAAATATAAACTACAACAAAATTCTGTGTACGAAATAAAGCTAGTTGACGATATTGAAATTAATAATGTTCGTCAAGATGTCTCATTAGAAGAAGGTGATTTTCTAGTTGAAGTCACTCAAACATTGCAATCAGTCGAAGAAGCACAAACAGCCATTTTACGTTTCTTCCCTTATATGGTCGTCATCATATTCCTTATTGCGCTTATAGGCTCCTTCTTTTATGCAAGAATGTTATCGAGGCCTCTCCTTGAACTAAATGAGGTATCAAAAAAAATGATTAACTTGGATTTTTCTGTGAAAAGCAACTATTTATCAAAGGATGAACTCGGTGAATTAGGGCGGAACTTGAACACGATGTCGAATAACTTGCAAGCAGTTATGACAGATCTTCACAAGGCGAATGAAAAGTTAAAAGAAGATATTGAGCACGAGAGAAAACTTGAAGCGGAGAGAAAGGATTTGTTTGCGGCTATCTCACATGAACTTAAATCACCGATTACCGTTGTGAAGGGCCAATTAGAAGGGATGCTCTATAATATAGGGGTTTATAAGGATCGAGATACGTATTTGAAACGCTCCTTTAAGAGTGTAGAAGAATTGGAAGGATTAGTAAGAGAAATTCTGTATTTGTCAAAGATTGATCGAGTTGGTTTTAATCCCGTCTTTCAGGAAATCAATATGTCTAACATGCTGACAAATATTATTCAATCCTTTCATTATTTTGCATCGGAAAAACAACTGAAAGTAACTGTAAAGATGGAAGAAGAGTACCTCGTCTATACAGACCGGATGTTGTTAGATAAATCCCTCCGTAATATTATTCATAATGCAATGATGTATTCTCCTGAAGGGGCAGAAGTCATCCTATCTTGTACGCAAGACCAATCTACTATTCAAATTGATGTATTTAATTCAGATGTAGTCATTGAGGACGACCAGCTAAAGGATCTTTTTGAACCATTTAAGCGAGTAGAGAAATCTCGTAATAAGCACACAGGTGGGAGTGGACTTGGACTGCATCTTGTAAAGCGTATTTTTACCGTTCTTCACATAGATTATCATTTAAAGAATGAGAATAATGGTGTTTTGTTTACCATTAAAATACCGAAGGGTCAAAGAGAATCAATCTAA
- a CDS encoding response regulator transcription factor, translating to MYSILVVEDDKDIRQLIQEFLLTQQYVVEVAEDGLEGFTQFQKKEFDLILMDIMMPNMDGFQLCQLVRHTSDVPIVMLTALEDDVDQIKGFDLGVDDYMIKPFSFQILIKRVEAVLKRSRKTKGKKDSVLVVKDLVLYLQSCEVYENKRLVDLTLKQFEILKLLMENKGIVITREIIMDKLWESQYYGDTRVIDTHIKNLRKKLEGDYIQTIKGLGYKIV from the coding sequence ATGTATTCCATTTTAGTAGTAGAAGATGACAAAGATATTCGTCAATTAATACAGGAATTTTTGTTGACGCAACAGTATGTAGTAGAAGTTGCAGAGGATGGATTAGAGGGTTTCACTCAGTTTCAGAAGAAAGAATTTGATCTTATTTTGATGGATATCATGATGCCCAATATGGATGGTTTTCAACTATGTCAGCTTGTGCGTCATACATCTGATGTGCCGATTGTTATGTTAACGGCTCTAGAAGATGACGTGGACCAAATAAAAGGGTTTGATTTAGGGGTCGACGATTACATGATAAAGCCATTTTCTTTTCAAATCCTTATTAAGCGAGTAGAAGCTGTATTAAAAAGGAGCAGGAAAACAAAAGGGAAGAAAGATTCCGTTCTAGTTGTTAAAGATCTTGTGCTTTATTTGCAATCGTGTGAGGTTTATGAAAATAAGCGCCTTGTAGATCTAACGTTGAAACAATTTGAAATATTGAAGTTATTAATGGAGAATAAAGGGATTGTTATAACGAGAGAAATAATCATGGATAAACTTTGGGAGAGCCAGTATTACGGTGACACAAGGGTAATTGATACTCATATTAAAAACCTTCGAAAAAAGTTAGAGGGAGATTATATTCAAACGATAAAAGGGTTAGGGTACAAAATAGTATGA
- a CDS encoding transporter substrate-binding domain-containing protein — translation MKKLFVILSICFTIILSGCRSGGGDRINTDGQQTDKGKGYSSNSNTIIVGVENANYPISFIDEDGEPAGADIDLIKAIAEDQGLDIEFKPMNFNAIIPSLQTGQLDAAISMTSLGPTTAREKEVDFGDAITAARTAMISKKGSNLNNIKDLNDHHIIAVKSGSLAELVAEEVAGETGAELRRFDTTDKVLQDVENGQSHVAIESSDVLYSLLWENPNDSIQFLIGDLMGFVFEIMEDRIQDEGNGFNSVDIVNAIAVREGDKELLDIVNAGLNNIEENGKIHDIESKWHVVLSTDAWADPEWNEFKRRVNPNVASGSVSGVNE, via the coding sequence ATGAAAAAACTATTCGTCATTTTATCTATTTGCTTTACGATTATTCTGTCAGGCTGTCGGTCTGGTGGAGGAGATAGGATAAATACAGATGGTCAGCAAACTGATAAAGGAAAGGGATATTCGAGTAATAGCAATACCATTATCGTAGGAGTAGAAAATGCAAATTACCCTATCTCCTTTATTGACGAAGATGGTGAACCGGCTGGAGCTGATATCGATTTAATCAAGGCGATTGCAGAAGATCAAGGACTAGACATTGAATTCAAACCGATGAACTTTAATGCCATTATCCCCTCTCTCCAAACCGGACAGCTAGATGCAGCTATATCAATGACTTCATTAGGACCTACAACAGCTAGAGAAAAAGAAGTCGATTTTGGAGATGCCATTACAGCTGCGCGAACTGCTATGATTTCCAAAAAAGGGAGTAATCTAAACAATATAAAGGACCTTAATGATCATCATATAATTGCGGTAAAGTCAGGATCGCTAGCTGAATTAGTAGCTGAGGAAGTAGCTGGGGAAACAGGAGCTGAATTACGACGTTTTGATACAACCGATAAAGTTCTTCAGGATGTCGAAAATGGGCAGTCTCATGTAGCCATTGAATCTTCAGATGTACTTTATTCACTTTTATGGGAGAACCCAAATGATAGCATTCAATTTTTAATTGGCGATCTAATGGGGTTTGTATTCGAAATTATGGAAGACCGAATCCAAGATGAAGGAAATGGTTTTAACTCTGTGGACATAGTAAACGCGATTGCTGTTAGAGAAGGAGACAAAGAATTACTGGATATTGTGAATGCTGGCCTGAATAATATAGAAGAAAATGGAAAAATCCACGACATAGAAAGTAAGTGGCATGTTGTATTGAGTACTGATGCTTGGGCTGACCCAGAATGGAATGAATTTAAAAGACGAGTGAACCCTAATGTTGCCTCAGGTTCGGTAAGTGGTGTTAATGAATAG
- a CDS encoding 5'-nucleotidase, lipoprotein e(P4) family has protein sequence MAVLQKYLFRFGIITTLCFSVISGCADTDTTDEQNETTTDETKPPENEQNNETAETAATVKIPEQNVMSTLWHQTSGERNALYYQGYYISKMMLDQKLTENTEKKRAVVLDLDETVLDNDPYQAYAAVNGVEYPEGWDQWIEAANAPLLPGALEFLKYADEQGVDIYYISNRKEEQREATIKNMELHGLPQSTDDRVLLKTEESSKKARRDQVLTDHEIILLLGDNLADFADVFDKQNVPERKQSVDELKDEFGSTFIVFPNPMYGDWEGAVYEYNWDLTPEEKDAKRKEAMEPFEPAS, from the coding sequence ATGGCAGTGTTACAAAAATACTTATTTCGTTTTGGGATTATAACAACATTATGCTTTTCCGTCATAAGTGGTTGTGCTGATACTGATACGACGGATGAGCAAAATGAAACTACTACTGATGAAACAAAACCGCCGGAAAATGAACAGAATAATGAAACAGCAGAAACTGCTGCAACTGTTAAAATCCCTGAGCAAAATGTTATGTCTACATTATGGCATCAAACATCCGGTGAACGGAATGCGTTATATTACCAAGGATACTATATTAGCAAAATGATGTTAGATCAAAAATTAACAGAAAATACGGAGAAAAAACGTGCAGTTGTGTTGGATTTGGATGAAACCGTCTTAGACAATGACCCATATCAAGCATATGCAGCTGTTAATGGCGTTGAATACCCAGAAGGTTGGGACCAATGGATTGAAGCAGCCAATGCACCTCTATTACCTGGAGCACTTGAATTTTTAAAATATGCTGATGAACAAGGTGTTGATATTTATTACATATCAAACCGAAAAGAGGAACAAAGGGAAGCGACGATTAAAAACATGGAGCTACACGGCCTTCCACAAAGTACGGATGATCGTGTGCTATTAAAAACGGAAGAATCAAGTAAAAAAGCAAGAAGAGATCAAGTGCTGACAGATCACGAGATTATTCTCCTCCTAGGAGATAATTTAGCTGACTTTGCAGATGTTTTTGATAAGCAAAACGTACCAGAACGAAAGCAATCAGTAGATGAATTAAAAGACGAATTCGGTTCAACCTTTATTGTATTCCCTAACCCAATGTATGGAGATTGGGAAGGGGCCGTATATGAGTATAATTGGGACCTCACCCCAGAAGAAAAAGATGCTAAAAGGAAAGAGGCAATGGAGCCATTTGAACCTGCAAGCTAA